A window of Lysobacter sp. TY2-98 genomic DNA:
CGCTACGGCTCGCGCGAGCGACGCGCCAACCGCAAGTTGTCGGGCGACATCGCGGTGCTGTCCGAGCAGACGATGGTGGATCCGCTGACCGGCGTCGCCAATCGCCGCTGGTGCGAGGCGGAGATGCAGCGGCGCGTCGGCTCGACGGTCGGCCTGATGCTGCTGGACGTCGACTTCTTCAAGCGCGTGAACGATACCTGGGGCCATGCCGCGGGCGATCGCGTGCTGGTGGAGATCGGTCGTCGCCTGCGTGCGCTGGTGCGCCAGAACGATGCCGTCGTGCGCTGGGGTGGCGAGGAGTTCGCGCTGCTGCTGCCGGACGCCGCCGGCGAGCGCCTGCCGCAGCTCGCCGAGCGCGTGATGCAGCACATCGCCGGCGAGCCGATCGATATCGGCGGACAGGCGATCGTGGTGTCGGTCTCGATCGGCGCGGTGATGTCGCCGCTGCGCGAGGGCGTCGACTGGCAGCACGCGATGCACGTGGCCGATCTCGCGCTCTACATGTCGAAAGGCGGCGGCCGCAATTGCGCGACCTGCGTGGTGGATGTCGTGCCGACGGCCGATGTCGCAGCGATCGCGAACGACCTCGCTGCGGCGAGTGCACGCGGGGACGTCACGCTGCAGATGGTCGAGGGCCCGTCGCCGGCGCGCCGGCCTGCCGCACGGGTCGTCTGACTACTTCTCGACGAACGCGCGTTCGAAGACGTACTGACCGGCGGTGCCGATACGCGGCGCCGCGGTGAAGCCGCGAGCGTCGAGCAGGGCGCGGAAGTCGGCCAGCATCTGCGGGCTGCCGCAGATCATCGCGCGGTCGTGCTGCGCGTTGAGAGGCTCGATGCCGAGCTGCTCCATCATCTGTCCGCTCGCCATCAGGTCGGTGAGGCGACCGCGGTGGTCGTTGTCATTGAACGCGAAAGGCTCGCGCGAGACGGCCGGGTAATACAGAAGCTTCTGCGCGATCTGCTCGCCGAGGAATTCGTGGCGTGGCAGCTCGTTGACGATGTAGTCGCGATAGGCGAGGTCCGCCGCCGAGCGCACGCCGTGGCAGAGCACCACGCGCTCGAAGCGCTCGTAGGTTTCCGGATCCTTGATGACCGACAGCCACGGCGCGAAGCCGGTGCCGGTGCCCAGCAGATAGAGGTTGCGGCCGGGATGCAGGTCGCTGATCAGCAGCGTGCCGGTCGGCTTGCGGCCGATCAGCACGGTGTCGCCGGGCTTGATGTGCTGCAGGCGCGAGGTCAGCGGGCCGTTCTGCACCTTGATGCTGAAGAACTCAAGCTGCTCTTCCCAGTTGGCGCTGGCAATGGAATACGCGCGCATCAACGGACGGCCGTCGACCTCCAGCCCGATCATCACGAACTGGCCGTTGTCGAACCGGAAGCCGTCGTCGCGGGTCGTGGTGAAGCTGAAGTAGGCGTCCGTCCAGTGGCGGACGTCGAGCACGGTCTCGGTGCCGAAAGGCGAGGACATCGGCAGGCGGGCGAAATGTGGGGGCGCGAATTTTAGCCGACCGGCGAGCCCGGGCTGGCGTCGGTGCCCTGAATCGCCGACGTCGCGGCGGCTTCGGCCAGTGTCGGCCGGGCGGCGTCGCGGTCGACCTCCGCCGCGATCGCACCCAGCGCGTCGGCGCGGATCAGGCCGAGGGACGCTGCGTGTTCGGCGATCGCGCGGCTGTCGCGGGCGCGCAGCATGGGCACGCGCGTGCCGGCGACACGGCCGATGTGTGCATCGACCGCGGCATCGCGCGGCGAATCGAGATCCGGATCGACGTCGCGGATGTAGATCGCGGCGATGCGGTCGCCGAACTCCGACGCGGCTTCGGCATACAGCTCCGCATCGGCCTGGCCGGAATCGCCGAGCAGCACCCAGCGCAGGCGCGGGAAGCGGGCGATGAGCTCACGTGCGCGCTCCAGCTTGTGGCCGTGGCCGGACGACTTGAGGAGCTTGGTGGGGTCCAGCCCGAAATCGCGCAGGAACATCGGCCCGGCCGGCAGCTTGTTGAGGGCCATGAACTCGTCCAGCAGGTCGTAGAGGTTCCACGGCGAACTCGAGACGTAGAACAGCGGCACGCGACCGCGGCCGTCGATACCGGCCTGCAGCGCCTGGTAGAGCGGCGCGGCGCCTTTCAGCGGTTTGCGCGTGCGCGCGTTGTGCAGGAACGTGAGTTGCGCGGCCGTCGTCCAGTCGGTGATCGCACTGTCGAGCACGGTGTCGTCGATGTCGGAGATCACCCCGATGCGCGCGTCGTCGTGCACGTAGAGCAGAGGTTGCGCGGTCGCGAGGCGGCCGTCGGCGAGGCTCGCGGTCGCCTGCGTCCACAACCCATCGGGCAGGGGCGGAGCGGGCAGGGTGGCGGCGTAGTAGCCCTCGTCGTCGCTGACGGTTTCGACCGCATGCGTGCCGATCGACAGTCGCAGCGGGGCGTGCGGCACCTCCGCACTCATGAATCGGCCGATGGAGTGCCGCAGGTTGCGCAGGCGCGAGTCCCGTTCCGTGGGACCGCCCTTAGGCGCATCGGCGAGCACGCGGCCGCGCAGCTCGATCCCGGACGCGTCGCCCCAGCCGCGATAGGCCGCGATGTACGCGGGTTCGCGCGGGGCGAGGCGGCGGTGCAGCCCGTCGGCGACGTCCTCCAGCGCGGAGAGCGCTGCGAGCAGTGGGTTGGGGGCGTGGGGCGAGGTCATGACCCGCACACGATAACGGCCGGACCCGTGAGGGCCCGGCCGTCGAGTTCATGGCGCGTTGGATCAGCGGGCGACGAGGCTGCGCGTCGTCCGCGTCGGGCAGGCGAGCAGCCGCGATTCATGCAGCCACTTGTTGTCCGGGTAGTACGAGAACACGAACTGGCCGCCCTTCAGCGTATCGATGATCTCGTGCGCCACCTGCGCGCGCACCGCGGGGCAGCCATGGCTGCGGCCGATGCGGCCCATCTTCTGCGCCATCGACGGATCCACGTACCACGCCCCGTGCATCACGATCGCGCGGGCTCGGGCGTTGTCGTTGAAGCCGGGTTCCAGCCCGTCCATGCGCAGCGAATAGCCGTTGTTGCCCTGGTACGTCTCCGCGGTGCGAAACAGGCCGAGGCTGGTCTGGTGGCTGCCGTCGAGGTTGGAGAAGTTGCGCGCGTAGTTGTCGCCGGTGCCCTGGCCATGCGCGACGTACTCGTTGTACATGACGCGCGGGTTGCGCAGGTCGAACACCCACAGACGCTTCTGCGTCGAGGGCATCGAGTAGTCGATGACGGCGAGCTTTTCGCCCGCACCCGTTGCGTCGCCGCTGCTGATCGCGCATTCGCGCGCTTCCAGCGCCATCTCGATCACCTTCGGATTCGCACCGGGCGCGAGCGTGGCGAGGCGCGATGCCAGCGACATCGACGGCGCGGTCGGTGCCGGCGTCGAAATCGGTGCGATCGGCGAGCTCACCGGCGACGGCGCGCGGGCGATGCTGGGTTCTGCCGGCGAAAGGGCCGGCAACAGGCAGCAGGCAATGGCCGAAGCCATGGCGAGATAGGTGCGCATCCACTGACCCCTTTGGTTCGAGACGACCGCTTCAGGGACGTGCAGTCCCGGTGAAGCTCGACCAAGGTTAGGGCAGTGAACGCTGCGTGCAAGCAGCCGGATTCAGGTCACGGTTCAGCCCGGCTGTTCAGTGAAGGCCGCGCTCCTCCTTCGGGCGCGCGCGATGGTCGGTGAGCAGCACGCTGACCACGACGAACAGCCCCAGGCACGCCGCCAGCAGGAAGAGCACGATCGCCACGGCGGGATAGCCGAACAGGCGCGCCCCGGTATCGACCTTCATCATCAGCGCCGACGACACCAGCAGCGCGGCGATGATCAGGCCTACCGTGATGCGGTTGGCGATCTTCTGCATGTTCTCCATGAGCTTGGAGTCGTCCAGCCCGTCGACCCGCACCTGCAGCCGGTTATCCGCCAGCAGGGTGAGCAGGTTGTTGAGCTTGCGCGGCGCCTCGCGCACGAGGCCTTCCACCTCGATCAGTTCGCCCGCGAGTCCCGCCGGCGAAAGCGACTTGCGCAGCCGTTGGCGCATGACGTTCTCGAGGTGGTCACGGACGACGTCCTTGGCGTCCATCTCCGGATCGAGTGCGTCGCAGATCGATTCGAGATTCAACAGGGTCTTGCCGAGCAGCGACAGCTCCGGCGGCGTGCGCAGGCCGCAGGCGGTCGCGATGCGCGTCATGTCGAGCACCAGCCGGCCCTCCGACACCGTGTCGCTGCCCGAACGCGCGGCGTACGACGCGACGAGCTGGCCGATTTCGCGCATGTAGCGCTCTTCGTCGAAGTCTTCGAGACGCGTGGAGATCGAGATGTTCTCGATGGCGACGTCTTCGCCGCGACCATCGACCGACGCGAAGAGCAGCTTCAACAGGCGGTCGCGCCGGCGCGGCGGCACGTGCGCGATCATGCCGAGGTCGAAGATCGCGAGACGGCCATCGTTCGTCAGCAGAAGATTGCCGGGGTGCGGATCGGCGTGGATTTCGCCGTGCACGAAGGCCTGGTCGAGATAGGCACGCAGCAGCGCTTCGGCCAGCGAACCCAGCGGTTGCTCGGTGCGCTGCAGGCCGGTGATGTCGGTGACCTTCTTGCCGCGGATGAGATCCATCGTCAGCACGCGCTTGCTGCTGACGCTCCACACCGGGCGCGGCACCACCAGCTGCGGATAGCGTTCGAGGCGATCGCCGAAACGCTGCAGGTTCTCGGCTTCCTGGCGGTAGTCGAGCTCCGCGAGCAGCGCGCGTCCAAACTCGTTGACCCAGTCGCTGAAGCGCACCCGCCGCCCCATGTCGGTGCCGCGATCGATCTTGCTCGCGATCGAACGCAGCGATTCGAGGTCGCCGTGGATGCTTGCGACCGCGTCCGGACGCTGCACCTTCACCGCGACTTCGCGGCCGTCACGCAGCACCGCGCGGTGCACCTGCGCCAGCGACGCGCTGCCGAGCGGCGTGTCGTCGAATTCGGCGAACACCTTGTTCGGGCGCACGCCGAGTTCGGCTTCCAGCACCTCGTGCACCACCTCGGGCGCCAACGGCTGCACGTTGTCCTGCATGCGGGCGAGGGCGGCGATGTATTCGGGCGGCACCATGTCGGCACGCGTGGACAACGCCTGGCCGAGCTTCACGAAGGTCGGACCCAGCGCTTCGAGGTCGTCGACGAACTCGTCGGGCTTGCCGCTGGCCTGGGGCGCGCTGGCGTCGCCATTGAGATCCTGCAGCGATGCATCGCTTTCCAGCCCGTTGAAGATGCCCGCGCTGCGGTACTTCAACAGGAACTTCACGATCTGTGCGGTGCGCGCGAGGCCGGTGCTCTGCTCGGACATGGGGTTCTCCATCGATCGACGCAGGCTAGGCGCACGGCTGTCAACGCCGCTTCATCGCGCCCGCGGCAGGCTGGGGCCATGGACGATCGGCGAACGCTCTGGACCGTAGGCCACTCGA
This region includes:
- a CDS encoding ferredoxin--NADP reductase, with the translated sequence MSSPFGTETVLDVRHWTDAYFSFTTTRDDGFRFDNGQFVMIGLEVDGRPLMRAYSIASANWEEQLEFFSIKVQNGPLTSRLQHIKPGDTVLIGRKPTGTLLISDLHPGRNLYLLGTGTGFAPWLSVIKDPETYERFERVVLCHGVRSAADLAYRDYIVNELPRHEFLGEQIAQKLLYYPAVSREPFAFNDNDHRGRLTDLMASGQMMEQLGIEPLNAQHDRAMICGSPQMLADFRALLDARGFTAAPRIGTAGQYVFERAFVEK
- a CDS encoding phosphatase domain-containing protein: MTSPHAPNPLLAALSALEDVADGLHRRLAPREPAYIAAYRGWGDASGIELRGRVLADAPKGGPTERDSRLRNLRHSIGRFMSAEVPHAPLRLSIGTHAVETVSDDEGYYAATLPAPPLPDGLWTQATASLADGRLATAQPLLYVHDDARIGVISDIDDTVLDSAITDWTTAAQLTFLHNARTRKPLKGAAPLYQALQAGIDGRGRVPLFYVSSSPWNLYDLLDEFMALNKLPAGPMFLRDFGLDPTKLLKSSGHGHKLERARELIARFPRLRWVLLGDSGQADAELYAEAASEFGDRIAAIYIRDVDPDLDSPRDAAVDAHIGRVAGTRVPMLRARDSRAIAEHAASLGLIRADALGAIAAEVDRDAARPTLAEAAATSAIQGTDASPGSPVG
- a CDS encoding murein L,D-transpeptidase catalytic domain family protein translates to MASAIACCLLPALSPAEPSIARAPSPVSSPIAPISTPAPTAPSMSLASRLATLAPGANPKVIEMALEARECAISSGDATGAGEKLAVIDYSMPSTQKRLWVFDLRNPRVMYNEYVAHGQGTGDNYARNFSNLDGSHQTSLGLFRTAETYQGNNGYSLRMDGLEPGFNDNARARAIVMHGAWYVDPSMAQKMGRIGRSHGCPAVRAQVAHEIIDTLKGGQFVFSYYPDNKWLHESRLLACPTRTTRSLVAR
- a CDS encoding AarF/UbiB family protein, coding for MSEQSTGLARTAQIVKFLLKYRSAGIFNGLESDASLQDLNGDASAPQASGKPDEFVDDLEALGPTFVKLGQALSTRADMVPPEYIAALARMQDNVQPLAPEVVHEVLEAELGVRPNKVFAEFDDTPLGSASLAQVHRAVLRDGREVAVKVQRPDAVASIHGDLESLRSIASKIDRGTDMGRRVRFSDWVNEFGRALLAELDYRQEAENLQRFGDRLERYPQLVVPRPVWSVSSKRVLTMDLIRGKKVTDITGLQRTEQPLGSLAEALLRAYLDQAFVHGEIHADPHPGNLLLTNDGRLAIFDLGMIAHVPPRRRDRLLKLLFASVDGRGEDVAIENISISTRLEDFDEERYMREIGQLVASYAARSGSDTVSEGRLVLDMTRIATACGLRTPPELSLLGKTLLNLESICDALDPEMDAKDVVRDHLENVMRQRLRKSLSPAGLAGELIEVEGLVREAPRKLNNLLTLLADNRLQVRVDGLDDSKLMENMQKIANRITVGLIIAALLVSSALMMKVDTGARLFGYPAVAIVLFLLAACLGLFVVVSVLLTDHRARPKEERGLH